A window of Malania oleifera isolate guangnan ecotype guangnan chromosome 5, ASM2987363v1, whole genome shotgun sequence contains these coding sequences:
- the LOC131155337 gene encoding uncharacterized protein LOC131155337, translating to MVRLIMVQFPIEGSDQSNYRRVEAGSSASMAKEASSSSTGPDHQFVSEEEEFVYGAESGWVEARTQCDHLGSLFSDLSHIPTPATPCNRCDNPAENWLCLCCKDVFCSRFVNKHMLEHYQQQNHCLALSYSDLSIWCFSCDAYLDAQVLLQLRPVYETAYILKFGESPPFRSVEYLGEEDKQADTSSSRS from the exons ATGGTTCGTCTTATAATGGTTCAGTTTCCCATTGAGGGTAGCGATCAATCGAACTATCGAAGGGTGGAAGCAGGCAGCAGTGCATCAATGGCGAAGGAAGCTTCTTCCTCGTCTACTGGACCG GACCATCAATTTGTATCAGAAGAAGAAGAGTTCGTGTATGGGGCGGAGTCGGGTTGGGTCGAGGCTCGAACGCAGTGCGACCACCTGGGTTCCCTATTCTCCGATCTCTCTCATATCCCCACTCCCGCAACTCCTTGCAACAG GTGTGACAACCCTGCTGAGAACTGGTTATGTTTATGCTGCAAAGATGTCTTCTGCAGTCGTTTTGTGAACAAGCATATGCTTGAGCACTATCAGCAGCAAAACCATTGTCTTGCACTTAGCTATAG TGATTTGTCAATTTGGTGTTTCTCCTGTGATGCTTATTTAGACGCCCAAGTGCTTCTACAACTGCGGCCTGTTTATGAAACTGCTTACATACTGAAATTTGGTGAGTCCCCGCCATTCCGAAGTGTTGAATATCTTGGAGAGGAAGATAAACAAGCTGATACTTCATCTTCACGCAGTTAA